ACGAACGGTTGCGCAATGGTCTCCAGAGGGAGAGGGGATCGGACGAGAGACGAGGGCAGCGAAACGATCTGAGGCTTGGCAAAGTAACCCACGGCCTGCTGGACGGTCCCGCCTTACTTGGCTTAGGATTTCGTAAGGAGGCCCCTCATGCTCGTGAAGATCACGTCCAAGCGCCAGGTCACCTTTCCCAAGCATGTGCTGGACGAACTGGGCGTGGGGCCGGGCGACCGGCTCGAGCTGCGTGAGGGTCCCGATGGCTACATCCTGAAGCCACGGCGCATCGACTATT
Above is a window of Chloroflexota bacterium DNA encoding:
- a CDS encoding AbrB/MazE/SpoVT family DNA-binding domain-containing protein, translating into MLVKITSKRQVTFPKHVLDELGVGPGDRLELREGPDGYILKPRRIDYSKLGTLRDKIKPGTPPFDIRKFRDERERGHGPAPES